In Leptospira levettii, the genomic window TAATAAATCCCACTACATTTGGTTCCATTTTTTCATTTACGGGAGGGACCCACCTAGAGAACCTTGTTTAATTGACAATGAGATTAAATCTCATTCGCAAGGGAGATAAACTGCCGATGTTCTGGATGCGAATTTTTACCATCGTACTAATACTTGGGATATCCACGATAGGATGCACCAAACAAGAAAATAACGAAACTTCCCTACTTGCTTCCTTAGCACTTGTTAGTGCGGGTGGAAACCAAACTGCCTTTTTAGAAACCTATTCACAAATTGCCTTCCAAAACTATAGCGATGCGTATGCGGACGTTGTATTGATGCGAGAAAAGGTAACTACTTTTACGCAAAAAGCCTCACCTACTCTTTCCGAACTGAATGAAATCAGAACCCTTTGGAGAAAAGCAAGGAGGAGTTACTTACAAGCAGAAATTTTCCGTTTTAGCCAAGGACCAGTAGATAATCCAAATCTTACAGGTGGTGTGGAACTAGAACCATTGATGAATTCCTGGCCATTAGATGAAGGTTACATTGATACAGTTGTGTTAGCAGGAACTGTCACAAAACAAGGATTAATCGACAAAAACCAAGGTGACTGTTCTGGAGGAACTTGCCCAGATGGAGATACTGCGAAAAATATATCCGTTGGTTGGCATGCCATTGAATACATCTTATGGGGAGTTGATGCACCAAATAACTCAACACCAGGAACCACCATCACACAAACGAACTTTACGACTGCGAATGGATCAGGAAGTGCGCAAGCAAAACGTTCCGCTTATTTAATGTATGCCACTGAAATATTAGAATCACATTTACTGCTCATTAAAAATGCATGGGATCCTTCAATCACAGGTTCCTATGTTCAAAAATTCAAAACAAGTTCCACCTCTTTTGAAAATATCCTAAGAGGGATTGCCAAGTTTGCAGGTGGTGAATGGGGAGGAGAAAGAATGACTGGTGTTTTTGGTGGAGACCAGGAAGAGGAACATTCTTGTTTTTCCGACAATACAAAAGCTGACTTTTATTATGATGCAAAAGGTTTGGAAAATATCTTTAACGGAACCTACACTGGTTCCAAGACCATCACAGGGTATGGACTGAAAAATCTTTTAGGCAAAGAAACAAATTATATCAAAGAAAGGATTTCAACTGCTGAACAATTCTGTTTGAATGAATTTGTGGAAGATACTTCCCTCAACCAAACCTGCAGTGGCAACCTTATCTCCAGCCGATTTGATCGAATGATCGCAACTGTCAATGCTTCAGGTTCTGCTACTGAAAATGCAGATTACCAACTCTTTCGATATCAAATCCAACCAGCCGTACAGGAAATCGCAAAGTCAATGCAAAGAACCGCTGCGAGTTTCGGAGTTTCCATCGGCGATGATGGTCTTGTGATCCAATAAAAAGAAAAAAATGAAATACATCCACCTTATCCTTGTTCTAATATCAATTGCATTTGGGAATTGCAAAACTCATGCAAATGATGATGAAAAAAACTCAGTTTTACTTTTGGCAGTTTTATCCGCTACTTCCTGTTCTTCAGGAGATTCATTGAATGACCCTTGTGAACAATACAGTGGTGGAGAAACAACAACATTCGATTCAACAGAATCCGCATTTGATCTAGAAGCTGCGAATGTTCTAGATTCAAAAAGGTCCATTGATTTCCAAGATGGAAATGCTAACTTTAATCGGACTTGGTTACCAGCAGGTAATTCTTCTGTTGCTGGACTTGGACCCGTTTTTAATAACAGGTCTTGCCAAAGTTGCCATGTCAAAGATGGACGAGGTCGTCCCCCTGCGGACGGAACAAGTTTATCCTCTATGTTAATTCGTTTGAGTGTTCCAGGAAATAACCCAACAACTGGGGGACCTCTTGCCATGACAAATTTCGGAACACAATTAAATACAGAAGGGATTACCGAATATGGGACTGGCACACAAATTCCAAAAGAAGGAATTGTTACGATTACCTATACAGAAGAACCAGGCAACTTTCCCGATGGAGAAACCTACTCTTTAAGGAAACCAAATTATGCAATCACATGGAATGTGGGAGGTGGTGCCACACAAATCAATGTCACAAATCCTGGCCAACCTTACCACCCAACAAACAATGCTTCTGGATCCTATTTCATCTCACCAAGAACTGCTCCTATGATGCCCGGACTAGGTTTATTGGAAGCAATTCCAGAGGCCACCATACGATCGTTTGCTGATGAATTGGATACAAATGGTGATGGGATTTCAGGTAGACCCAATATTGTATGGGATACCTCACAAGCAAAAACCTTCTTAGGAAGATTTGGTTGGAAAGCAAACCAACCGAATTTAAACCACCAAAATGCAAGTGCCTTTCTTGGTGACATGGGACTCACTACTTCCGTTTTTCCAACAGAAAATTGTGCGACAGGACAATCCTTATGTTCTTCTAGTCCCACTGGGAACGGAACAAATCCAGAAATTTCAAATGATCGATTAGCGAGAGTTACATTCTATACTAGTTTAGTTAGTGTACCTGGACGAAGGGGATGGAAAACTGAAGATGTGAGAAGAGGAAAAGAAATTTTCATTCAAATAGGATGTGCATCTTGTCATATCCCAAGAATCAAAACAGGCGACCACCCTATCCCTGAAATTGCAAACCAAGAGATTCGTCCCTATACGGATTTACTCATCCATGATATGGGTGATGGACTTAGCGATTTTCGATCTGATTTTAAAGCAAACGGAAATGAATGGAGAACTACACCTTTATGGGGATTGGGACTCATTGAAAGGGTCAATGGACATGAACTTCTGTTACATGACGGAAGGGCAAGAGGAATCCAAGAAGCGATTCTTTGGCATGGTGGCGAAGCCGAACAAACCAAAAATAATTTTAAGTCATTATCAAAAGACCAGAGAACCAAATTAATTTCATTTCTAAAATCATTATGAAACAAAATAGTATTTTATCAAAAATTTTATTCTATAGTTTCTACATACTTTTGATTAGTTGTGGTCCAAAACCTGGCCAATCCTCAGACAATTCCCAAATATTAGGACTTGTTGATACTTACTTTCGAAATTATTCAACTTCCAGTTTGTTACTTGACATTTCGAATAACCTAATCCTTCCTAAGTATACCAATTTAAACAATAAAATCACAAATCTTCAGACTGCAGCCAATACATATGTAACTACAACCGATGTGACAAACCTTACAAATCTAAGAAATGCTTGGATAGAAGCAGATTTAGCATATCGGCAAATTGAATGGGCATATTTTGGACCTGCTTCTATTCCTTATAATGTATATTTATACTTAGATAGTTTTACAAGATCCTATCCGATTGACCCAACTTCGATAGAATCCAAAATCACTTCTAATCTAGCACCAACGGGATTAAGAGTGGATGGTATGGATGCAGTAGAATACCTACTCTTCAAAGACAATGCAACAACTACCAATACAGCTTTTGCCGATACAAATCGAAAAACATACCTAACAAAACTCATCCAAGATATCAAAACACAATCAGGATTATTACTATATCATTGGGATCAATCGAGATCATCTTCCTTTTATAATTCCTTCACAAGTGCGGGAAAAGGAAGTGTTGAATATCCAAATACAAAAGACGGTTTAACGGAAATTACAAACCAATTGGTTTTTTTCTGCAATACAATGATCGATATCAAAATTGCTGAACCGTCCGGATTACGTGCATCCAATCTAGGTGTGAAAGATATTACAAAAGTCGAAACTCCCTATGCAAATTTATCTTTTGACTCACTCATCCAAAACTTACAAGGTATTTCTGATTTAGGAGATGTGGGACTTTATCGATTTTTAGATATTAGAAATGAATCCATCGTCCCAAGATTACAAGATCAAATTAAAACAACAATTTCATCTGTTAATTCCCTCAAAACAAAGTATGGAACGTTCCAAAATGCAATCACAAACGGAAACCAAGATGTAGAAGCAATGTTAGGTGAATTCAAAAAACTCCGAGTGATTATCAGTACAGAATTAATCAGTTCTCTTGGCGGAACCATTGGGGCCAGTACAAATGACGGTGATTAAATATCTTAATCAACCCGTCTCCTCATTATCCTTACATTTCTTTCGTTTTGGTTACGGGCTTGCAACTACCATCATCATCATTCGGTATTTTTATTTTGGATGGATCCATACATACCTAATCCAACCAACTTTTTTCTTCAAACATTTTGGTTGGGGATGGGTTCCAAATTTACCTCCAACTTTTACATACCTATTATTTATCATTTTGCTCTTGAGTTCGATTGGTATTTTATTTGGTTATTTTGTTCGAACAAATCTTTTGGTTTTTACAATCGGTTTCACTTGGTTCCATTTTTCAGATGCGACCATTTACCTGAATCATTATTATCTGGTATCAATTCTTGGTTTTTTACTCTGGTTATCGCCGATCTCAAAATACGATACACCAATTTTCGGAATTCAAAATTGGATCCAAACTCCAATGCCAATCACCAAACTATGGGTATACGCATTCCGATTACAAATTGGATTGGTCTATTTTTTCGGTGGAATTGCTAAACTACAACCTGATTGGATGTGGGAAGCCTTACCATTAAAATTATGGTTGTACCAATCGGAAGGGAAACTACCTTGGCTCGATCCAATTCTTGGATTACCAGTTACCGCATATGTTTTCTCCTGGATTGGAATCCTCTTTGATCTATCGATTCCTTTTTTATTAGCTTTCAGCCGGTATCGATTGGTAACATGGAGTGTAGTCCTTCTCTTTCATACGTTTACTTCATTTTTGTTTCCGATAGGCGTTTTCCCAATTGTGATGAGTTTATCCTCGCTCATTTTTTTTCCACCTAACTGGCCAAAACAAATATGGAACGGAATTTTAAATCAGAATGATAGACAAGTTCAGTTGGAAAACAAATTGGATGAAATTTCATCAAACAGTCGTTTATTTATAACTGAATGGATTCTCGTTGTTTTTCTCTTATTCCAAGTTTTGATTCCTTTTCGCCATATATTTTATCCTGGTCAGGTAATTTGGACTGAAGAAGGAATTAAATTTTCATGGCAAGTGATGGTAGCTGATAAAGTAGGAGAAGCTCTCTTTTTTGCCCAAGGAAAAACCATTGATCCAAGAAACGAACTAACAGAATACCAATACAGAATGATGGTGATTCAACCCGAACACATCATTCAATATGCCAAACACATCCAATCAAAACTGGCGCTCGAGACAGGCCAAAGAGACATACCAGTCTATGTACAATCCAATGTCTCATTGAACGGCAAACAAGCAAAACCTTTGTTTGCTCCAAATTTAGATATAACGAAAATCGAACCAAATTTTTTACCATTAAAAGGACTCAATCGATGAATACTTTCCGATTCCGTTTTCTATTATTTGTTATCCTCTTTTTCTTTCTTAGTCATAACATTTACACACAATCTAGTACAGAAGAGAAAGAAACAGCTCCTCAAAAAAACGAAGGAATCCATGTCATTGGTAACAAAAAAGAAGACCTAAAAAAAATCCCAGGTTCAGCCTATATTCTAGATAATAAATATCTACAAGAAGCATCACCAACTGATCCAATGGAAGCTTTACGGAGAGCTCCTGGAGCAAGTGTTCGGTTCCAGGATGCTGCAGGACTCACACCTAATATTGGTTTTAGAGGAGTAAGTAATGAAGAATCAAGGAAAACTTTAATCCTTGAAGATGGGATTCTCACATCACTTTCTCCATATGGACAACCTGAAAGTTATTATTCACCCTCTATTGAAAGAATGGAACGAATTGAAGTGATCAAAGGATCTGGTTCCATATTATTTGGACCAAATACGATTGGTGGAATTGTGAATTTTGTCACCAAACGTCCACCAGTTGAATCAACCTTTTATACAAAAAACGTAGGCGGTGAAAATGGATACCTTTCCACCTATAATTCCTATGGTAAAAGTTTTGGATCCAGTGCATTTGAAGTTTCTCTTCTAAGAAAACAAGGAAATGGATTTCGTAATTACCAAAATTTTGACGTTACAGAAGGAAATGTAAAATGGATCCAAGATTGGAATGAAAACCATAGTACTACTATCAAATTAGGTTATCATATGCAAAATGCCCAGTCGACTTACTTAGGTTTGTCGCAAGGTTTATTTTGGAAAGACCCAAGAATTAATCCTGCCAAATATGATGAAAAACAATTAAATCGTAGCCAAACCGTTATTTCTCATAACTGGAAATTAACAGATGAACATTCCATCATCATTCGAGGATATGTTTCCCAAGCGGAAAGAAATTGGGCAAGGCAAGACTTTTTATCTGGAAAATCAGATGAAGGGGGATATTTGAATCCACCAACCGATACACTTAGGACCTACTCGCCAGGAATCATTGGCAACCGACCTGGTGACAGTATCTATATGCGGGAAACATATACGAGCAGGGACCAATCCTTTTTAGTTGGTGGATTGGAAACAAAACTGGAATCCAAATTTTCTACCTTTGGTATCAAACACGAAACTGACCTTGGAATCAGATTCCATGGTGAAAATAATCTTACCCAAACGAATGTTAAAAAAACTGATGATCCATTAGGGTATCTAACCAAAGCAAGTTTGCAAGAAGAATCCCTAACTAATAATTTACTACAACCTTCACTGCCGAATTTTAATCTAAACCGACAAGAAAGAAAAATTGAAGCCTTTGCCTCTTACTTCCAAGACAGAATCCAATTATCAGAGAACTGGAAATTGATTCCAGGGATTCGATATGAAGAAGTGAGACAAAAAGCAATTACAACTAGAAGGCAAGCGACACAAGAAGATTATAGATTAGGCGCTGTTTTACCCAATGATGTTTCTGTGAATAGAAGAAGTTCAAGTGAATCCAGAACTCATATCATACTTCCTGGAATTGGAATTACATATGATATCACAAAAAAATTCATTTGGTTTTCGGGTGCACACAAAGGATTTTCTCCACCTACCTTTGGTACTTCCTTTAGCCCACAAGGGAATGACTATCGACTCAAACCAGAAACTTCTACAAATTACGAATCCGGTATACGAGGTGATTTAACTTCTTATCTTTATACAGAGCTAGTTGGATATAAAATGTATTTTCGTGATCAAATCATCAATGTGAACGAAGTTGGTGGTGAAAATGGAATACGACCTGCAAACACTGGTTATTCGACACATACTGGTGGAGAGGCTGTTGTCGTTTGGGATCCAGCAAAAATGCAAAAATCAGAATGGAGAGTTCCCATTGAGCTGATCTATTCTCGTATTGAAGCAAAATCAAGAAGTTTTAATCCTTTCCCAGTATCCCAAACAAGTGATGGCCGAGAATTGATAGAGATATTACCAGCTTATACAGTCAATAACTACCAATTCATTTCAAGTGATACAACCGGAAACTATTTGCCCTATGTTCCCAAAGAAACGATTACAACAGCAATTTCTGTTTCGTCACCACAAGGATATTATGGTCGTTTAGAATACCAATACATTGGAAAACAATATTCAGATCTACTAAACACAAAAGATGAGTCGGAAGATGGCAATAAAGGAATCATTCCTAAAGTCGAACTATGGAATACAAGTTTTGGGTATCGATCTCCCGATAAATGGTCGGTCTTCATCAACGCAAAAAACATTCAAGATAAACAATATGTATCTGGAAGATTACCTACAGGAATCCAACCAGGGCCATTCCGACAAGTCAATGTTGGTTTTACCTTGGAGTTATAATTCAGACAATAGGATACAAATTCATTCCTATTAAATTTGCTTACGGAAGAGATTAAAAATATTTTCCCACTCGATCATAATTTAATAGAGCTGATTGTAATGTTGTTTCTTCCCATGAATCAAGGACAACACCATTACCCTTTAAATACACCAATACATCGTTTCGTTCTGCAGTTGGTATTTTAGTGAGTTCTTTTAAGACGAGAGACATACGATTGGAATTTCTTTCCTTGGGAGTTAAATTGATTTCTTTTTGCAAATCATACTTATCTTTTATTTCCTGACAAAAAGTTTCCCAAACATGAATGGAACTTAATATGGTTTCAAGTCGTTTTCTGTTTTCAATTTCCTTTTCACTGATTTCCTCATGTTTTTGATTTCCAGAAACCATCATCATTCTTAAGTAATAATACAAAGTATGACTGTTTAATAATATTTTGCGTATTTCGTTTTCTCTTAAGTTTGAAAATATACCAAGCAAGGTTTGCATTGTCATATTTTTTTCTTCCAAGAGATCAAAGTATGCTTCCCATGTTTGAGGATCCAAATTGGAAAGTAGATGAATTTTTAAAGTGGGATCACGATCCATCTCTTCACCAAGAGATAAAATTCTTAAACTTTGAGCAGAATCAAACATACCTCGAATTTGCAAAAAATATGCATTCGAATCAAAATGATCCAATAAAAACTGTTTTCCATATCCAAAATAAATAAATCTCATCAATAGTTCTGGAGTTATGTTGGGATCGTTTAAGAATTGTTTTGTTGCATCCTCTGT contains:
- a CDS encoding imelysin family protein, whose translation is MRLNLIRKGDKLPMFWMRIFTIVLILGISTIGCTKQENNETSLLASLALVSAGGNQTAFLETYSQIAFQNYSDAYADVVLMREKVTTFTQKASPTLSELNEIRTLWRKARRSYLQAEIFRFSQGPVDNPNLTGGVELEPLMNSWPLDEGYIDTVVLAGTVTKQGLIDKNQGDCSGGTCPDGDTAKNISVGWHAIEYILWGVDAPNNSTPGTTITQTNFTTANGSGSAQAKRSAYLMYATEILESHLLLIKNAWDPSITGSYVQKFKTSSTSFENILRGIAKFAGGEWGGERMTGVFGGDQEEEHSCFSDNTKADFYYDAKGLENIFNGTYTGSKTITGYGLKNLLGKETNYIKERISTAEQFCLNEFVEDTSLNQTCSGNLISSRFDRMIATVNASGSATENADYQLFRYQIQPAVQEIAKSMQRTAASFGVSIGDDGLVIQ
- a CDS encoding di-heme oxidoredictase family protein: MKYIHLILVLISIAFGNCKTHANDDEKNSVLLLAVLSATSCSSGDSLNDPCEQYSGGETTTFDSTESAFDLEAANVLDSKRSIDFQDGNANFNRTWLPAGNSSVAGLGPVFNNRSCQSCHVKDGRGRPPADGTSLSSMLIRLSVPGNNPTTGGPLAMTNFGTQLNTEGITEYGTGTQIPKEGIVTITYTEEPGNFPDGETYSLRKPNYAITWNVGGGATQINVTNPGQPYHPTNNASGSYFISPRTAPMMPGLGLLEAIPEATIRSFADELDTNGDGISGRPNIVWDTSQAKTFLGRFGWKANQPNLNHQNASAFLGDMGLTTSVFPTENCATGQSLCSSSPTGNGTNPEISNDRLARVTFYTSLVSVPGRRGWKTEDVRRGKEIFIQIGCASCHIPRIKTGDHPIPEIANQEIRPYTDLLIHDMGDGLSDFRSDFKANGNEWRTTPLWGLGLIERVNGHELLLHDGRARGIQEAILWHGGEAEQTKNNFKSLSKDQRTKLISFLKSL
- a CDS encoding imelysin family protein, yielding MKQNSILSKILFYSFYILLISCGPKPGQSSDNSQILGLVDTYFRNYSTSSLLLDISNNLILPKYTNLNNKITNLQTAANTYVTTTDVTNLTNLRNAWIEADLAYRQIEWAYFGPASIPYNVYLYLDSFTRSYPIDPTSIESKITSNLAPTGLRVDGMDAVEYLLFKDNATTTNTAFADTNRKTYLTKLIQDIKTQSGLLLYHWDQSRSSSFYNSFTSAGKGSVEYPNTKDGLTEITNQLVFFCNTMIDIKIAEPSGLRASNLGVKDITKVETPYANLSFDSLIQNLQGISDLGDVGLYRFLDIRNESIVPRLQDQIKTTISSVNSLKTKYGTFQNAITNGNQDVEAMLGEFKKLRVIISTELISSLGGTIGASTNDGD
- a CDS encoding HTTM domain-containing protein produces the protein MTVIKYLNQPVSSLSLHFFRFGYGLATTIIIIRYFYFGWIHTYLIQPTFFFKHFGWGWVPNLPPTFTYLLFIILLLSSIGILFGYFVRTNLLVFTIGFTWFHFSDATIYLNHYYLVSILGFLLWLSPISKYDTPIFGIQNWIQTPMPITKLWVYAFRLQIGLVYFFGGIAKLQPDWMWEALPLKLWLYQSEGKLPWLDPILGLPVTAYVFSWIGILFDLSIPFLLAFSRYRLVTWSVVLLFHTFTSFLFPIGVFPIVMSLSSLIFFPPNWPKQIWNGILNQNDRQVQLENKLDEISSNSRLFITEWILVVFLLFQVLIPFRHIFYPGQVIWTEEGIKFSWQVMVADKVGEALFFAQGKTIDPRNELTEYQYRMMVIQPEHIIQYAKHIQSKLALETGQRDIPVYVQSNVSLNGKQAKPLFAPNLDITKIEPNFLPLKGLNR
- a CDS encoding TonB-dependent receptor family protein encodes the protein MNTFRFRFLLFVILFFFLSHNIYTQSSTEEKETAPQKNEGIHVIGNKKEDLKKIPGSAYILDNKYLQEASPTDPMEALRRAPGASVRFQDAAGLTPNIGFRGVSNEESRKTLILEDGILTSLSPYGQPESYYSPSIERMERIEVIKGSGSILFGPNTIGGIVNFVTKRPPVESTFYTKNVGGENGYLSTYNSYGKSFGSSAFEVSLLRKQGNGFRNYQNFDVTEGNVKWIQDWNENHSTTIKLGYHMQNAQSTYLGLSQGLFWKDPRINPAKYDEKQLNRSQTVISHNWKLTDEHSIIIRGYVSQAERNWARQDFLSGKSDEGGYLNPPTDTLRTYSPGIIGNRPGDSIYMRETYTSRDQSFLVGGLETKLESKFSTFGIKHETDLGIRFHGENNLTQTNVKKTDDPLGYLTKASLQEESLTNNLLQPSLPNFNLNRQERKIEAFASYFQDRIQLSENWKLIPGIRYEEVRQKAITTRRQATQEDYRLGAVLPNDVSVNRRSSSESRTHIILPGIGITYDITKKFIWFSGAHKGFSPPTFGTSFSPQGNDYRLKPETSTNYESGIRGDLTSYLYTELVGYKMYFRDQIINVNEVGGENGIRPANTGYSTHTGGEAVVVWDPAKMQKSEWRVPIELIYSRIEAKSRSFNPFPVSQTSDGRELIEILPAYTVNNYQFISSDTTGNYLPYVPKETITTAISVSSPQGYYGRLEYQYIGKQYSDLLNTKDESEDGNKGIIPKVELWNTSFGYRSPDKWSVFINAKNIQDKQYVSGRLPTGIQPGPFRQVNVGFTLEL
- a CDS encoding LBF_1199 family protein; the protein is MRWKASQFWKNASPNELLSFFSSIDKGEDLKSLAEHMLSDPEFCDLVFEYLWLLRTEDATKQFLNDPNITPELLMRFIYFGYGKQFLLDHFDSNAYFLQIRGMFDSAQSLRILSLGEEMDRDPTLKIHLLSNLDPQTWEAYFDLLEEKNMTMQTLLGIFSNLRENEIRKILLNSHTLYYYLRMMMVSGNQKHEEISEKEIENRKRLETILSSIHVWETFCQEIKDKYDLQKEINLTPKERNSNRMSLVLKELTKIPTAERNDVLVYLKGNGVVLDSWEETTLQSALLNYDRVGKYF